From Nonlabens sp. Ci31, the proteins below share one genomic window:
- a CDS encoding heavy metal translocating P-type ATPase, protein MSRKLFYMVAHKEEDQTPDHHSISSHKTELFFALLSGIFLFTSFLMEQLIAFPTGVSLSGYIISYFFGGYFISMEASKKIIKGGFDIDFLMIAAAAGAAYIDKWPEGALLLFLFSLGHALEHYAMNKAKKSIEALGKLSPKTALLKKEGRLEEVAIKDLRITDIIVVKPNTKIAADGVIISGSSSVNQAPITGESIPVDKTFIADKTNVPSFDTIDKKHIVFTGTINGDSSLDVLVLKLSKDSTVSRLIKMVSEVETQKSPTQRLTKKFEEWYVPLVILVVVLLCFAYVIIDESFNSSLYRAITVLVAASPCALAISTPSAVLSGIARAAQKGVLIKGGKALENLGEITTIAFDKTGTLTEGKPKLTHIIPWNDFKESDFVQLVLEVESLSNHPLARAVAKDIKSQYHIEVANKATNVNAIQGKGIEATYLQEKVFIGNMKLMESASIDMDEVLVSKMEDLLKNGHTVMMVAFKNKIAGLISVMDTPRKTAASTLKRLKEIGIRRMIMLTGDHQNVGDAIAQQIGLTEARGNLLPEDKVAAIKSLLQHDGKIAMVGDGVNDAPAMALSTVSIAMGAAGSDVALETADVALMSDKMENLPFVIGLSRASKRVIKQNIWISLGVVVLLVPATILGLTNIGLAVAFHEGSTIVVVLNALRLLRFNSK, encoded by the coding sequence TTGAGTAGAAAGTTATTTTACATGGTAGCACACAAAGAAGAAGATCAGACTCCCGATCATCATTCCATTTCAAGTCATAAAACAGAGTTGTTTTTTGCTCTTTTAAGCGGTATTTTTCTATTCACGAGTTTTTTGATGGAACAACTCATTGCTTTCCCAACAGGGGTATCTTTATCAGGCTATATCATTTCTTACTTTTTTGGAGGCTATTTTATTTCTATGGAAGCCTCAAAAAAAATCATCAAAGGTGGTTTTGATATCGATTTTCTAATGATTGCTGCTGCTGCTGGGGCGGCATATATTGATAAATGGCCAGAAGGAGCTTTATTATTATTTCTTTTTAGTTTAGGTCATGCGTTAGAACATTACGCCATGAATAAGGCTAAAAAATCTATTGAGGCTTTAGGTAAATTATCTCCAAAAACGGCTCTTTTAAAGAAGGAAGGTAGACTGGAAGAAGTCGCCATAAAAGACTTGCGTATAACTGATATTATCGTTGTAAAACCCAATACCAAAATTGCTGCTGATGGTGTCATTATTAGCGGCAGTAGCAGTGTCAATCAAGCTCCAATTACAGGAGAAAGTATACCGGTTGATAAAACATTTATCGCAGACAAAACTAATGTACCGTCATTTGATACTATTGATAAAAAACATATCGTTTTTACAGGTACGATTAACGGTGACAGCAGTCTTGATGTACTGGTACTCAAGTTGAGTAAAGATTCTACTGTTTCCAGATTAATTAAAATGGTCAGTGAAGTGGAAACTCAAAAGTCCCCTACCCAAAGACTCACTAAGAAATTTGAAGAATGGTATGTCCCTTTAGTGATACTTGTAGTTGTATTATTATGTTTTGCTTATGTAATTATTGACGAGAGTTTTAACAGCAGTCTTTACAGAGCTATTACTGTTTTAGTAGCGGCAAGCCCCTGTGCGCTGGCTATTTCTACACCTAGCGCAGTATTAAGTGGTATTGCGAGAGCTGCACAAAAAGGAGTACTCATAAAAGGTGGAAAAGCTTTAGAGAACCTAGGCGAAATTACCACTATAGCATTTGATAAAACCGGTACCCTCACAGAAGGAAAACCAAAACTTACTCATATAATTCCATGGAATGACTTTAAGGAAAGTGATTTTGTACAATTAGTACTTGAAGTAGAGAGCTTAAGTAACCATCCACTAGCCAGAGCTGTAGCTAAAGATATAAAAAGCCAGTACCACATAGAAGTTGCTAATAAAGCGACAAATGTGAATGCTATCCAAGGCAAAGGAATTGAAGCTACATACCTTCAAGAAAAAGTCTTTATTGGAAACATGAAGTTGATGGAAAGCGCGTCTATTGATATGGATGAAGTACTCGTTTCTAAAATGGAAGACCTTTTAAAAAATGGCCATACAGTAATGATGGTTGCTTTTAAAAATAAAATAGCTGGATTGATAAGTGTCATGGATACACCTCGTAAAACAGCTGCTAGTACTCTTAAACGATTAAAGGAAATCGGTATAAGACGCATGATCATGCTTACTGGAGATCATCAAAATGTGGGTGATGCTATTGCTCAACAAATTGGTCTGACCGAAGCAAGAGGAAACTTATTACCTGAAGATAAAGTAGCCGCTATTAAATCCCTTTTACAACACGATGGTAAAATAGCAATGGTAGGTGATGGCGTCAACGATGCCCCAGCAATGGCCTTAAGCACGGTTAGTATTGCTATGGGAGCTGCGGGTAGCGATGTAGCCCTAGAAACCGCAGATGTCGCATTGATGTCTGATAAAATGGAGAACTTACCTTTTGTGATAGGGCTGAGCAGGGCCTCTAAACGTGTTATAAAACAAAACATCTGGATAAGTTTGGGCGTGGTCGTTTTATTAGTTCCAGCGACTATTTTAGGTCTTACAAACATTGGTTTGGCTGTTGCTTTTCACGAAGGCTCTACTATTGTTGTAGTTCTAAACGCTTTAAGGTTACTTCGTTTTAATAGCAAGTAA
- a CDS encoding transglycosylase domain-containing protein: protein MATSFRQKIAAKATSFFNYLKKHPFKSLGYLMLAGVSFVAILFLGTYMGLFGHVPNEKELAKLENPVTSTVYGSDKKPIAYFYLQNRSNIDSLELNPYLIKALVATEDVRFYDHSGIDYKSYARVFVKSILMQQGKGGGSTITQQIAKNIFGRKEMWLLSTPINKMRELIIAKRLEKIYTKEELLLLYFNTVSFGENLYGIEKSAQRFFSKTPSNLSLSECATLVGVLKAPTYYNPRKNPINSTNRRNVVLAQMVKNSAITQKEADVATTELTLRYSPAQKNSSLSGYYKDYVRAEFNSWAANHPAPNGEIYDLELDGLQVYTTLQPNIQKYAEQSMERQMLRLQNLMDKNWTSKTTEGGKQAFMSNLMSIQPIVKKMLAEGKTENEINQYLQKTQARRYWKIGKGFELRQQTVEDSIISSLVRLHTGILAMNSRSGAIMGYLGGIDYGFSQIDNIKGKNQVGSTFKPITYLTALEQGVDPCTYYDNSLRKYSKYEDWQPKNSNGTYGGSYSLHGALANSVNTVSATLQLQVGVPNTIKKAKKMGITSDIPEVPSIVLGTAPISLMEMVTAYASISNGGSLIKPYMIQTITDQKGTILYQAKPKYEGNVASRHSVKKLQQMMGEVLTNGTGAGFSNYEIPYNIIGKTGTTQNNGDGWFIACSPEIVIGSWVGARDKRVHFESTYMGSGAGTAMPMVASMFKSLSSWKNPLLTNFEYDQPYFSCPEYSEKNALESTSYYKNDSIYLESLRIRDSLLANPPIKIDSVLMDSLAVPLPAVEPTKEL, encoded by the coding sequence ATGGCAACATCATTTCGACAAAAAATAGCCGCTAAAGCAACGAGCTTTTTCAATTATTTGAAAAAGCATCCATTTAAGTCCCTAGGTTATTTGATGCTTGCAGGTGTTTCTTTTGTCGCGATTTTGTTTTTAGGTACTTATATGGGACTATTCGGTCATGTGCCCAATGAAAAGGAATTGGCCAAGCTTGAAAACCCAGTAACATCTACCGTTTATGGAAGTGATAAAAAGCCTATCGCCTATTTCTATCTTCAAAATCGCAGTAATATTGATTCCTTAGAATTAAATCCATATCTGATAAAGGCATTAGTAGCCACAGAAGATGTGCGATTTTACGATCATTCAGGTATCGACTATAAAAGTTATGCCCGAGTTTTTGTAAAGTCTATTTTAATGCAACAAGGAAAAGGCGGCGGTAGTACCATTACCCAGCAAATAGCAAAAAATATTTTTGGCCGCAAAGAAATGTGGCTATTGAGTACACCCATCAATAAGATGCGGGAACTTATTATAGCAAAACGTTTAGAGAAAATTTATACTAAAGAAGAACTGCTGTTACTGTATTTTAATACCGTATCCTTTGGTGAAAACCTTTACGGGATCGAGAAGTCTGCACAACGATTTTTCAGTAAGACCCCTTCAAATTTAAGCCTTTCAGAATGTGCCACACTGGTAGGAGTCCTCAAAGCACCCACCTATTACAATCCAAGAAAAAACCCTATCAACTCGACAAACCGTAGAAACGTTGTGCTGGCGCAAATGGTAAAAAATAGCGCCATTACTCAGAAAGAGGCTGATGTCGCTACAACGGAGTTGACACTTAGATACAGTCCAGCTCAAAAAAACTCTTCGCTTTCTGGATATTACAAAGATTACGTCAGAGCAGAATTTAACTCTTGGGCAGCAAATCATCCTGCTCCTAATGGAGAAATTTATGATCTAGAATTAGACGGTTTACAGGTTTACACTACGCTGCAACCTAATATTCAGAAATATGCAGAGCAATCCATGGAACGACAAATGCTCAGGTTGCAAAACTTGATGGATAAGAACTGGACCAGTAAAACCACTGAAGGTGGAAAGCAAGCCTTTATGTCAAACCTGATGTCCATTCAGCCAATTGTCAAAAAAATGCTTGCCGAAGGAAAAACAGAAAACGAAATCAACCAATACCTGCAAAAAACTCAAGCGAGAAGGTACTGGAAAATAGGAAAAGGATTTGAGCTGCGACAGCAGACTGTAGAAGACAGTATTATCAGTTCGTTAGTGCGTTTACACACGGGTATTCTCGCTATGAACAGCCGTAGTGGCGCCATTATGGGGTATTTAGGCGGTATTGATTACGGATTCTCACAAATAGATAACATAAAAGGTAAAAATCAGGTAGGCTCTACGTTCAAACCTATCACCTATCTCACGGCCTTAGAGCAAGGAGTTGATCCGTGCACTTATTACGACAACTCCCTTCGTAAGTATAGTAAATACGAAGACTGGCAACCCAAAAATAGCAACGGCACCTATGGAGGCAGCTACAGTTTACACGGTGCACTAGCTAATAGTGTAAATACCGTATCAGCAACATTGCAATTACAAGTAGGTGTTCCAAATACGATCAAAAAAGCAAAAAAAATGGGCATTACCTCTGATATTCCAGAGGTTCCTTCTATAGTTTTGGGAACAGCTCCTATTAGCTTAATGGAAATGGTAACCGCATACGCGAGCATTTCTAATGGTGGAAGTCTTATAAAACCCTACATGATTCAAACCATAACCGATCAAAAAGGAACTATTTTGTACCAAGCAAAGCCCAAATATGAAGGCAATGTGGCGAGTAGACACAGTGTGAAAAAACTTCAACAAATGATGGGAGAAGTTTTGACAAATGGAACTGGTGCTGGATTTAGCAATTATGAGATTCCTTATAACATCATAGGAAAAACAGGTACCACACAAAATAATGGAGACGGTTGGTTTATTGCTTGCTCCCCAGAAATAGTGATAGGTTCCTGGGTAGGCGCTCGAGATAAGCGAGTCCATTTTGAAAGCACTTACATGGGTAGTGGCGCTGGAACCGCAATGCCTATGGTAGCATCTATGTTTAAAAGTTTAAGCAGTTGGAAGAACCCCTTGTTGACTAATTTTGAATACGACCAACCCTACTTTTCCTGTCCTGAATACAGTGAGAAAAACGCTTTAGAGTCTACTAGCTATTATAAAAATGATAGTATATACTTAGAAAGTCTAAGAATCAGAGATTCCTTATTAGCAAATCCACCCATTAAGATAGACAGTGTTTTGATGGATAGCCTTGCGGTCCCTTTACCTGCCGTTGAACCTACTAAGGAGTTGTGA
- a CDS encoding WG repeat-containing protein, which yields MKALKLILVFLFCIVDPASAQQLENIDKIGDFNDGLIAVSKDNSWGFIDLHGTLVIDFRKDVVAAPEQYPLFSNGLCLIKEMRENVHYYGYINTKGETVIPTVYIVATAFENGYARVIKHYKTDTNGTNVLGKDIVSYSYNELIITTENKMALHIRGPYNLLFYKLKLQQDIPTIHSKFISPHLIAVTEDNNRFSILKVE from the coding sequence ATGAAAGCTCTTAAATTAATACTGGTATTCCTTTTCTGTATAGTTGACCCCGCAAGTGCACAACAACTTGAAAATATCGACAAAATAGGTGATTTTAATGATGGCCTTATAGCGGTAAGCAAAGATAATAGCTGGGGTTTTATAGATCTCCATGGAACACTTGTTATAGACTTTAGAAAAGACGTTGTAGCTGCGCCAGAGCAGTATCCTTTGTTTAGTAACGGCTTGTGTCTTATCAAAGAAATGCGAGAAAACGTCCACTATTATGGTTATATAAATACCAAAGGGGAAACAGTGATACCGACAGTATATATAGTTGCAACTGCGTTTGAAAATGGTTATGCGAGGGTTATTAAGCATTATAAAACAGATACGAATGGCACCAATGTACTAGGTAAGGATATAGTAAGCTATAGTTATAATGAATTAATTATCACCACTGAAAACAAGATGGCTTTACACATCCGTGGACCGTATAACTTATTGTTTTACAAATTAAAATTACAACAAGACATCCCTACTATACACTCTAAATTCATAAGCCCTCATCTTATAGCCGTTACAGAGGATAATAACAGGTTTAGCATTTTAAAAGTAGAGTAA
- the pta gene encoding phosphate acetyltransferase: MTNKATNKAIYIATTSSNSGKSIVSIGLMQLLLKKVVKVGYFRPIIDDIEPGKLDNHINTITSFFNLDIKFEDAYAFQRSDVLRKINEDKDDEIIHTIINKYKAIEKRFDFVIVEGTSFSGQGSMIELDINVVIAKNLGIPAIILASGEGSTLEGLVSDLQITYDSFKDREVEVLSVIANKVAPENQALIVAELRKQLPSNVIVNAIPLNPILSNPSIKEIVEELHATVLFGESHINNQAGYFSVGAMQLRHYLTHLKENSLVITPGDRADIILGALQANISVNYPAISGIVLTGGLLPEEAIIKLIEGLAEVVPIISVKGGTFSVANHIGTIKSQIYAQNIQKIETSIKDFDTYVQEDALVERLITFKTKGITPRMFQYNLLKQAKSNKKHIVLPEGLDERILRATKQLIDADAAFITLLGDKEQIEDKIAFLDIDLDLDKVTIINPVKSVDFDAFAKALYELRKHKNVNLAMAKDLMEDVSYFGTMMVYQGKADGMVSGAAHTTQHTIMPALQFIKTKPEASIVSSVFFMCLEDRVSVFGDCAINPNPTAEQLAEIAISSAATSRAFGIEPKIAMLSYSSGVSGKGEDVERVRIATELIKQKRPDLKVEGPIQYDAAVDMKIGKAKMPDSEVAGQANVFIFPDLNTGNNTYKAVQRETKALAIGPIIQGLNKPVNDLSRGCTVEDIFNTVVVTAIQAQGV, encoded by the coding sequence ATGACGAATAAAGCAACGAACAAAGCCATTTATATTGCCACCACATCTTCCAATAGTGGTAAGTCCATTGTATCTATAGGATTGATGCAATTGCTATTAAAGAAGGTCGTTAAAGTAGGCTATTTTAGACCCATCATCGATGATATTGAGCCAGGTAAGCTAGATAATCATATTAATACGATCACCTCCTTTTTTAATCTAGATATTAAATTTGAAGATGCATATGCTTTTCAACGAAGCGATGTATTACGTAAAATAAATGAGGATAAAGATGATGAAATCATCCATACTATTATTAACAAATACAAGGCTATTGAAAAGCGTTTTGATTTTGTCATTGTAGAAGGGACCAGTTTTTCTGGACAAGGCTCTATGATCGAACTTGATATTAATGTAGTCATCGCAAAAAACTTAGGTATTCCAGCGATCATTTTAGCTAGTGGTGAGGGAAGTACTCTAGAAGGATTGGTCAGTGATCTTCAAATTACTTATGATTCTTTTAAAGATAGGGAGGTGGAAGTTTTATCTGTAATTGCTAATAAAGTAGCACCAGAGAATCAAGCTTTAATAGTTGCTGAGTTAAGGAAACAGTTGCCTTCTAACGTCATTGTAAATGCGATACCATTAAATCCTATTCTGTCTAATCCGTCTATCAAAGAAATTGTTGAAGAGCTACATGCGACGGTGCTTTTTGGAGAATCTCATATCAATAATCAAGCAGGATATTTTAGCGTAGGGGCCATGCAATTACGTCATTACCTCACCCATCTAAAAGAAAATAGTCTTGTGATAACCCCAGGCGATAGAGCAGATATTATATTGGGAGCTTTACAAGCAAATATTTCAGTTAATTATCCCGCTATATCAGGTATTGTGCTTACTGGTGGTCTTTTACCAGAAGAGGCGATTATTAAACTGATCGAAGGTCTTGCAGAGGTAGTTCCCATCATTTCAGTAAAAGGGGGCACCTTCTCGGTTGCAAACCATATAGGAACTATAAAATCACAAATCTACGCACAGAACATACAAAAGATAGAAACCTCCATAAAGGATTTTGATACTTATGTGCAAGAAGATGCGCTGGTAGAACGTCTCATTACCTTTAAAACGAAAGGAATTACTCCTAGAATGTTTCAGTACAACCTATTAAAACAGGCAAAGTCCAACAAAAAACACATCGTACTGCCAGAAGGACTTGACGAGCGTATTTTAAGAGCCACCAAACAGCTTATTGATGCAGATGCAGCATTCATAACCTTATTGGGTGATAAAGAGCAGATAGAAGATAAAATTGCGTTCCTAGACATAGACTTAGATCTAGATAAAGTGACTATTATTAATCCTGTTAAATCTGTAGATTTTGACGCTTTCGCGAAAGCGTTATACGAGCTGAGAAAACACAAAAATGTAAATCTTGCCATGGCAAAAGATTTGATGGAAGATGTGTCTTATTTTGGAACTATGATGGTCTATCAAGGAAAGGCAGACGGGATGGTCTCAGGAGCCGCTCACACTACCCAGCACACCATAATGCCAGCACTTCAATTTATAAAAACAAAACCTGAAGCCTCTATCGTATCCTCTGTATTTTTTATGTGTCTAGAAGACCGTGTTTCTGTATTTGGAGACTGCGCGATCAATCCCAACCCAACAGCAGAGCAGCTTGCTGAAATAGCAATTTCTTCTGCAGCAACAAGTCGGGCATTTGGTATAGAGCCTAAGATTGCTATGCTATCTTATTCCTCTGGTGTTTCGGGAAAAGGGGAAGATGTAGAGCGTGTGCGTATAGCAACAGAATTAATTAAGCAAAAACGCCCTGATCTAAAAGTAGAAGGCCCTATACAGTATGATGCCGCGGTAGATATGAAAATCGGAAAAGCAAAAATGCCTGACTCTGAAGTAGCAGGACAGGCTAATGTGTTTATCTTTCCTGACCTCAATACAGGTAATAATACTTACAAGGCCGTACAACGAGAGACCAAAGCTCTTGCAATTGGGCCCATCATTCAGGGTTTAAATAAACCGGTGAATGACTTAAGTAGAGGCTGTACCGTAGAGGATATTTTTAATACGGTTGTAGTTACTGCCATTCAAGCTCAAGGAGTTTAA
- a CDS encoding arsenate reductase family protein — protein sequence MGEIAKSDRQITLFYSSKSSRAKQTLAYAKAEGLPIQEIDILKTKLTGTQIVELASRLHKEVADLVNQEHPAYSSIFEHHKLSTDDWIKMIQHNPQLMKQPIALRGDTTILVETPADIIKI from the coding sequence ATGGGAGAAATAGCAAAATCAGATCGGCAAATAACATTGTTCTATAGCTCAAAGTCTTCGAGGGCAAAACAAACTTTGGCGTATGCTAAAGCTGAAGGATTGCCCATTCAAGAAATAGATATCTTAAAAACAAAACTTACTGGAACGCAAATAGTCGAGCTTGCTAGTAGATTGCATAAAGAAGTAGCAGACCTTGTCAACCAAGAACACCCTGCATATTCATCTATTTTTGAACATCACAAATTATCTACAGACGATTGGATAAAAATGATACAGCATAATCCGCAGCTTATGAAACAGCCTATTGCTTTAAGAGGTGATACGACTATCTTAGTAGAAACTCCCGCAGATATCATTAAAATATAG
- a CDS encoding acetate/propionate family kinase → MNILVINAGSSSIKFQVLQMPSEELICSGILERIGNTDAVLTYKTRSMEVTETGNITTHKDGFHKIVNLLMHPDKGVIDRMEDIHAVGHRVVHGGKLFSNTTIITAEVKSKIKEFSSLAPLHNPNNLEGILIAEDLFPLAKQIAVFDTAFYKSLPEKAKKYAIPNKFYTEDSIQVYGFHGTSHKYVSEKAIEYLQFKPSKIISIHLGNGCSMTAVMNGKSVDHSLGFAPSNGLIMGSRSGDIDHAIIFYLINHLGYDLQEIERILNKESGLLGLTGYTDLRDVQLAAENGNKDCILALEMNAYRIKKYIGAYVSVMNGLDAIVFTAGIGENSSVLRKKVCTEMEYFGIDLNNAKNEQRSNAVREINTAVSKVKILVIPTNEELEIAKQTFELLAIKTK, encoded by the coding sequence ATGAATATATTGGTTATCAACGCCGGAAGTTCTTCCATTAAATTTCAAGTACTACAAATGCCTTCTGAAGAGCTTATTTGTAGCGGAATTCTAGAACGTATAGGCAATACTGATGCGGTACTCACCTACAAAACACGTAGTATGGAGGTTACTGAAACAGGAAATATAACAACTCATAAAGACGGTTTTCATAAAATTGTAAACTTGTTAATGCATCCAGATAAAGGCGTCATAGACCGCATGGAAGATATTCATGCGGTTGGACATCGTGTGGTACACGGCGGGAAGTTGTTTTCAAATACTACTATAATCACGGCTGAGGTAAAGAGTAAAATTAAAGAATTTTCTTCTCTTGCACCTCTGCACAACCCAAATAATCTTGAAGGAATTCTTATCGCAGAAGATCTTTTTCCCTTAGCAAAACAAATAGCAGTATTTGACACAGCTTTTTATAAAAGCCTACCCGAAAAGGCTAAAAAGTATGCGATACCCAACAAGTTTTACACAGAAGATAGCATACAAGTCTATGGTTTTCATGGGACTAGTCACAAATATGTTTCTGAAAAGGCTATAGAATACCTACAATTCAAACCATCCAAAATCATAAGCATTCATTTAGGTAACGGTTGCAGTATGACAGCAGTTATGAATGGGAAGAGTGTGGATCATAGTTTGGGTTTTGCGCCTTCTAATGGTCTTATAATGGGTTCTAGAAGCGGTGATATAGACCATGCTATTATCTTTTATTTAATAAACCATCTAGGGTACGACCTGCAAGAGATCGAGCGTATTTTAAATAAAGAAAGTGGCCTGTTAGGGCTTACTGGTTACACTGATTTAAGAGATGTGCAACTAGCAGCAGAAAACGGAAATAAAGACTGTATACTCGCTCTAGAAATGAATGCCTACCGAATTAAAAAATATATTGGTGCGTATGTAAGCGTTATGAATGGGCTAGACGCCATAGTGTTTACCGCGGGAATTGGGGAGAATTCTAGTGTGCTTAGAAAAAAAGTTTGCACAGAAATGGAGTACTTCGGAATTGATCTGAACAACGCAAAAAATGAACAGCGATCCAATGCTGTTAGGGAAATCAATACGGCTGTTTCTAAAGTAAAAATACTTGTGATTCCAACTAACGAAGAGTTGGAAATTGCAAAGCAAACTTTTGAGTTACTTGCTATTAAAACGAAGTAA
- a CDS encoding dicarboxylate/amino acid:cation symporter translates to MIEFRSLNNLSVHLDQLIKGRLWLKVIIGLLLGAGIGVLLNPSTGLVPENMSLLMADWLDLPGKIFMRMVQMIMIPLIFTSIITGIVGNTSDNLKTFGLRLLLYFIFTTSIAIVIGVVVTLILKPGQYIFELGGFPNSGQSPIVPDEQTDIIGNIPNAISNLIPNNPMESILTGEMLGVVIFTIIIGVAITQLRTETAKPIVRFSEAIQKICMIVVSWAMMLVPYAVFGLMAALLSRTSIEIFLGLGYYMIVVIIGLLVLLIFYLILVSVVTNKNPFAFLKAIKEPQLLAFSTASSAAVMPISMKTADEELGVSSHISDFVVPIGATINMDGTALFQCVTTLFMAQAYGIELSVMSLLLITFTVVAASIGTPAIPGGGVIILASVLQSAGIPIDGLIIIIGIDRILGMFRTAVNVTGDLTACVIFDKFYGTKSDTN, encoded by the coding sequence ATGATAGAATTCAGATCTCTTAATAACCTATCTGTTCATTTAGATCAGCTTATTAAAGGCCGTTTGTGGCTTAAAGTAATTATCGGCCTCCTTTTAGGGGCTGGAATAGGAGTTCTACTCAATCCATCAACAGGATTAGTTCCAGAAAACATGAGTTTGCTGATGGCTGATTGGTTGGACCTTCCTGGTAAGATTTTTATGAGAATGGTTCAAATGATTATGATTCCATTGATATTTACATCCATAATTACTGGAATTGTAGGGAACACGTCAGATAACCTTAAAACCTTTGGTCTTCGATTGTTGTTATATTTCATTTTTACCACATCCATAGCCATAGTGATAGGAGTAGTTGTAACACTAATTTTGAAACCTGGTCAATATATTTTTGAGCTAGGTGGGTTTCCTAACAGTGGTCAGAGCCCAATAGTGCCTGATGAACAAACGGATATTATCGGTAACATTCCTAACGCGATATCTAACCTTATTCCTAATAATCCGATGGAGTCTATTCTAACAGGAGAAATGTTGGGTGTGGTCATTTTTACCATTATTATAGGTGTAGCAATTACCCAACTTCGTACAGAAACAGCAAAGCCTATCGTTCGGTTTTCTGAAGCCATTCAAAAAATATGCATGATTGTAGTGTCCTGGGCAATGATGCTCGTTCCTTACGCCGTTTTTGGTTTAATGGCTGCCTTACTCTCAAGAACCAGTATTGAAATATTCCTTGGTCTCGGGTATTACATGATTGTGGTAATTATAGGCCTGCTCGTATTATTGATATTCTATTTGATACTGGTATCAGTAGTTACTAATAAGAATCCGTTTGCCTTTTTAAAAGCGATCAAAGAACCTCAACTACTCGCCTTTTCCACAGCAAGCTCGGCAGCAGTGATGCCCATTTCTATGAAAACAGCTGATGAAGAGTTAGGAGTATCTTCACATATCAGTGACTTTGTCGTCCCTATTGGCGCTACCATCAATATGGATGGAACGGCATTGTTCCAATGTGTGACCACTTTATTTATGGCGCAAGCCTATGGTATAGAATTGTCTGTGATGAGTCTTCTATTAATCACCTTTACAGTGGTAGCAGCTTCTATAGGGACACCTGCTATTCCTGGGGGTGGCGTTATTATTCTTGCATCTGTATTACAAAGCGCAGGCATTCCTATTGATGGCCTAATAATCATTATAGGTATTGATCGTATTTTAGGAATGTTTAGGACTGCTGTTAATGTAACCGGTGATTTGACAGCATGCGTGATATTTGACAAGTTTTACGGGACAAAATCAGATACCAACTAA
- a CDS encoding aldo/keto reductase — translation MKYNTYIKKSTLVSEIGLGTWQLGENSGWKSMSEKQAIDLVHNSVASGVNFFDTAPNYGHGTSEIRLGTALHPLDRSKVVINTKFGHTVSGRINYDSNYIRESVEGSLKRLQTDYIDSVIMHSPPIEYLDGNKNPHYEVFEELIKEGKINAYGASLDTSEDMKLFMDTTKAKVIEAFFNILHQDTASAFALAQKKDVAIIAKIPLDSGWLSGTYNAESTFSGIRNRWSKMDIITRSNLIKKVKNIIDHENRLAQAAISFCLAYDAISTVIPGTTSIAQLKSNLESAERPMPKELVQKLEDFYQNEVKLLDLPW, via the coding sequence ATGAAATACAATACCTACATCAAAAAGTCCACATTAGTTTCTGAAATTGGTTTAGGAACCTGGCAATTAGGTGAAAATTCGGGCTGGAAAAGTATGTCTGAAAAACAAGCTATTGATCTGGTTCATAACTCTGTAGCATCTGGAGTGAATTTTTTTGATACCGCACCTAATTATGGTCATGGGACAAGTGAGATAAGGCTTGGAACAGCCTTACACCCTTTGGATAGAAGTAAGGTAGTGATCAACACAAAATTTGGTCATACGGTTTCAGGAAGGATCAATTATGATTCCAATTACATCCGTGAATCAGTAGAAGGTAGTTTGAAAAGATTACAAACAGATTATATAGATTCTGTCATCATGCACAGCCCGCCTATTGAATATCTAGACGGAAATAAAAACCCACATTATGAGGTGTTTGAAGAGTTAATCAAAGAAGGTAAAATCAATGCCTACGGAGCTTCCCTCGATACTTCTGAGGATATGAAGCTTTTTATGGATACCACAAAAGCTAAAGTTATCGAGGCATTTTTTAATATACTCCATCAAGATACGGCTTCAGCATTTGCTTTGGCACAAAAAAAGGATGTTGCAATTATTGCAAAAATCCCTCTTGATTCTGGATGGCTTTCAGGTACATATAACGCAGAAAGTACTTTTAGCGGTATCAGAAACCGATGGTCAAAAATGGATATTATCACCAGAAGTAATTTGATAAAAAAAGTAAAAAATATAATAGACCATGAAAATCGTCTCGCACAGGCAGCGATTTCATTTTGTTTAGCATACGATGCGATTTCAACCGTTATCCCAGGTACTACTTCCATTGCTCAGTTAAAAAGTAATTTAGAAAGCGCAGAACGTCCTATGCCCAAAGAATTGGTTCAAAAATTGGAAGATTTTTATCAAAACGAAGTGAAGCTTCTTGATCTACCCTGGTAG